The Thermobispora bispora DSM 43833 genome window below encodes:
- the panD gene encoding aspartate 1-decarboxylase gives MLRTMLTAKIHRAVVTQADLHYVGSLTIDEDLMDAAGILAGEQVHVVDIDNGARLVTYAIPGERGSGVIGVNGAAARLIHPGDLVIILTYGQMDEAEARDFRPRIVHVDRANRIVALGGDPAEPVPGGGELRGDVTTG, from the coding sequence ATGCTCAGGACGATGCTCACGGCCAAGATCCACCGTGCCGTCGTCACCCAGGCCGACCTGCACTACGTGGGATCGCTGACGATCGACGAGGACCTGATGGACGCCGCCGGCATCCTCGCCGGGGAGCAGGTCCACGTGGTGGACATCGACAACGGCGCCCGGCTGGTGACCTACGCGATCCCCGGGGAGCGCGGCTCGGGGGTGATCGGGGTCAACGGCGCGGCCGCGCGGCTCATCCACCCGGGCGACCTGGTGATCATCCTGACCTACGGCCAGATGGACGAGGCCGAGGCGCGCGACTTCCGGCCGCGGATCGTGCACGTCGACCGCGCCAACCGCATCGTCGCGCTGGGCGGCGACCCGGCCGAGCCCGTCCCCGGCGGCGGGGAGCTCCGCGGGGATGTCACCACCGGGTGA
- the panC gene encoding pantoate--beta-alanine ligase, with product MDVIVARTRDELAEARARLGLTAGGAGAAGRRSLALVPTMGALHEGHRSLMRIARERAEHVAVSIFVNPLQFGPNEDYDRYPRTFDADLEVCAAEGVSIVFAPSVEEMYPPGRQVSVSAGRMGSIVEGEFRPGHFDGVLTVVLKLFNLVRPDIAVFGQKDAQQLALIRRMVADLDVGIEIVAGPTVREPDGLALSSRNRYLSPEERTTALALSRALFAGARHRTPKEILGAARAVLDEAAQADPPLVLDYLVLVDPATFTEVSEEHRGEAVLAVAARVGTTRLIDNVVLTLTGP from the coding sequence ATGGATGTGATCGTCGCCCGCACCCGGGACGAGCTCGCCGAGGCCCGGGCCCGGCTCGGCCTCACCGCCGGCGGGGCAGGCGCCGCCGGGCGCCGGTCGCTGGCCCTGGTGCCGACCATGGGGGCGCTGCACGAAGGCCACCGGTCGCTGATGCGGATCGCCAGGGAGCGCGCCGAGCACGTGGCCGTGAGCATCTTCGTCAACCCGCTGCAGTTCGGCCCGAACGAGGACTACGACCGCTACCCGCGCACGTTCGACGCGGACCTCGAGGTCTGCGCCGCCGAGGGCGTGAGCATCGTGTTCGCGCCGAGCGTCGAGGAGATGTACCCGCCGGGCCGGCAGGTCTCGGTGTCCGCGGGGCGGATGGGCTCGATCGTCGAGGGGGAGTTCCGGCCCGGCCACTTCGACGGCGTGCTCACGGTCGTGCTGAAGCTCTTCAACCTGGTCCGGCCGGACATCGCCGTGTTCGGCCAGAAGGACGCCCAGCAGCTCGCGCTGATCCGCCGCATGGTCGCGGACCTCGACGTCGGGATCGAGATCGTCGCCGGGCCGACGGTGCGCGAGCCCGACGGGCTCGCCCTCTCCAGCCGCAACCGCTACCTCTCCCCGGAGGAGCGGACCACCGCGCTCGCCCTCTCCCGCGCGCTCTTCGCCGGGGCGCGGCACCGCACGCCCAAGGAGATCCTCGGCGCGGCCCGCGCCGTGCTCGACGAGGCGGCCCAGGCCGATCCGCCGCTCGTCCTCGACTACCTCGTGCTCGTCGACCCCGCCACGTTCACCGAGGTCTCCGAGGAGCACCGGGGCGAGGCCGTGCTCGCCGTCGCCGCCCGCGTAGGGACCACCCGGCTCATCGACAACGTGGTGCTCACGCTCACCGGGCCGTGA
- a CDS encoding Rossmann-like and DUF2520 domain-containing protein: MDTCDRPARLAVGVIGAGRVGSVLGAALKAAGHRLVAASGVSEESRRRALERLGVEPSRPEEVVQRSELVLCTVPDDALPGLVAGLVATGTEVRGKIFVHASGAYGLAVLDPATRAGALPLALHPVMTFTGRDDDLTKLDGCPFGVTAPDALRPIAEALVIEMGGEPVWIAEQDRVLYHTALANAANHLVTLVAESEQLLAGIGVEDPGRMLGPLLNAALDNALRLGINGLTGPVVRGDAGTVRKHVQALISAAPEAAEAYVALARLTADRALAAGLLKPEAAERLLDALGGNIWM, encoded by the coding sequence ATGGACACATGCGATCGCCCGGCACGGCTCGCCGTGGGCGTGATCGGCGCGGGCCGGGTGGGCTCCGTCCTGGGGGCGGCGCTCAAGGCGGCCGGGCACCGGCTGGTGGCGGCGAGCGGGGTCTCCGAGGAGTCCCGGCGCCGGGCGCTCGAGCGCCTCGGCGTGGAGCCGAGCCGGCCGGAGGAGGTGGTCCAACGGTCCGAGCTCGTGCTCTGCACGGTGCCCGACGACGCCCTCCCCGGGCTGGTCGCCGGGCTCGTCGCCACCGGCACCGAGGTGCGCGGCAAGATCTTCGTCCACGCGAGCGGCGCGTACGGCCTCGCCGTCCTCGACCCGGCCACCCGGGCGGGGGCGCTCCCGCTCGCGCTCCACCCGGTGATGACGTTCACCGGCCGGGACGACGACCTGACCAAGCTCGACGGGTGCCCGTTCGGGGTGACCGCGCCCGACGCGCTGCGCCCCATCGCCGAGGCCCTGGTGATCGAGATGGGCGGCGAGCCGGTCTGGATCGCCGAGCAGGACCGGGTGCTCTACCACACCGCGCTGGCGAACGCGGCGAACCACCTGGTGACGCTGGTCGCGGAGTCCGAGCAGCTGCTGGCGGGGATCGGCGTCGAGGATCCGGGGCGGATGCTCGGCCCGCTGCTCAACGCCGCCCTCGACAACGCGCTCCGCCTCGGCATCAACGGGCTCACCGGGCCGGTCGTGCGGGGCGACGCCGGCACGGTCCGCAAGCACGTCCAGGCGCTGATCTCCGCGGCCCCCGAGGCGGCCGAGGCCTACGTGGCCCTCGCTAGGCTCACCGCGGATCGGGCGCTCGCCGCCGGGTTGCTCAAGCCGGAGGCGGCCGAGCGGCTTCTGGACGCGCTGGGAGGCAACATATGGATGTGA